A stretch of DNA from Cygnus atratus isolate AKBS03 ecotype Queensland, Australia chromosome 6, CAtr_DNAZoo_HiC_assembly, whole genome shotgun sequence:
CAGTTCAGCATTTGATCTGAGGGCCTGAGGGCTCGCGCATCGTTTTTATAAGAAGTACAAAGAGTCCTCTCTTAATGAAAGTCCCGGCCCGGCTCCCCTGCTTCCCCACCCTGCCCCATCAGCCAGCCAAGCGGCCCTGGCCCTGTCGCAGCCCGGCACGGAGGCGGCGATGCCCGTGAGGACAGTGTGGTATGGGATACGGGGCAGGCTGGTAGAGTCCCAgatgcctcagtttcccaatCCTCTGGGGTGTTGGGGACACTTGGGGCTGTTTCTGGCATCAGGGAGGGCTTCGGGTCCCCCGGTGCTTCCCCGGCTGCTCACCCCTTTGCAGCGTGACGTGTCAGCACGGGGATACTGGGCTGCGGGGGACAAATGAAGCTGCGTGCTCCCCAGCAGTGCTTTCCTCAGTCCCCTGCGGGAGGCCACCTTTCCAGGCTCTGCATCTCTTTAATCCTTCAAACCCCCAGCCAAAGCATCAGGGCTCCTTTTCCAGGCTGAGAGGATACATCCTCCCAAACCCTGCCTCCCTCGCAGACGTGTCCAGCAGGGATGTTCCCGGCCCGGCCCCATCCCTGCTCATCCCAGGGGGAGCTCAGGGCGAGCAGCGAGGGACTGGTTAGCCTGGTCCAGGCTTGGCAGCCTGacgtggagcagggggagcCTGGGAAGGGCTTCGACCTGAGAAGCAGGGGCTAGGAGGGGGGCTCacggctcctgcagcctggcGTCCGCAGCCCGGTGTCCTGAGCACAGCCCCCCAGCTGAGcgggagggagagaaaaaaggaaacccAGAGCGTACTTACACACAGAGATTTATCTTGTGATTTTCGAGCCCCTGGGGCTTGGCCAGACTATAAAGGCCTGTCTGGGTTTGGAAGCGGCGCTGCAGCTGGTGCTCGGCAGCGAGCGGGGCCAcgagcagcacaggcagccctGGTCTGCACCCAAAAACGCGGCCGGGGAACCTCTGCTCCAGGAGGGGACAGCGGCTGCggcagggctggcacaggggTCCCTCGGTGCCGGGGATGGGACcttgctggccctgctggcccAGCCCAGCATCCCTGGCGCAGCGCTGGGAGGCTGGATGAGAGGCTGCTGGCACGCAGCTCGCAGCATCCCTGGGGCAAAGCGGCTCCAGTTTGCAcaagacccccccccaaaatccttGCTTGTAGCCTTAGAGCAGCTGCGCTCTTCCCCTTGCAGCCCTGGCGCATCCCAAACTGCGGGGGGCACGCCGAGTGTGGCAAAGCACGAGGCCAGAGCACAAGGCCGTGCTTGGGGCACGCTGAATTCGGGCAGCCCGGGGCCATGCGCCGGCTGAAGGCACCTTGGCGCTGCAGGATGGGTGGCGTGGGCAGGAAGCTGGCGGCACGCGGCGTGCCTGCCCTCTGCCCGCGGCACCGCTGCGCCAGCGCCCGCCCCGGCACCGGGCAAAACGCGTGGGGGAAGTACAGGAGTTTCTGTAGCCAGCGGCGTGCCGTCGTGCTCAGGCTTTGCCTCGCAGCCCGGAGAGGCAGCACCTctctccagctgtgctggcGAGGAGCTGGCTCTGGCAGGGCCCCAGCCGGGACTTGCCCTCCCGCACCGGGATCGTCAGGGCTGATGCCGTGCGCATCCCTCCCTCGCCTGCCCGCGGCCCCGTTCCCCGGGGTGGGTGCCTGGGAAGGGGAGGTGAGcgtgggagctggggagggagcctGGCCTGCAGCTCGGGGGCTTTATCTCCAGCAAGGTCTCTGGGCTCATATCCCATGGggcaaagcagagagaaaacccTGAGTTGGGGAGGTGATGCCCGTGgggtgccaggagcagcagccgcCCTCACTCATGCTGAGgagccagggctgtgccaggTCAGTGCCAGACCCAAGGAGCAGGCGCTGAGCAGCACAGCGTCTCTGCCACCTCCACAGGGGACACCGCCATCACCCCCAGGGATGTCCCCGAGTGCCTCGGGGTGTACGGGATGCGGCTGGCACTGTCCCGTGGCCCCGCTCCGTCCCCGGGAGCGGGTCTGGCCGTGCCCCGCGCCCGGTCCCCCCGCTCGGGTGCTGGTTTTGCTCTGCTCGCTGTCCCTCCTGCAGGGCAGTGGGGAGCCCCCTGGTCATGGACCCCAACAGCATCTGCCGCAAGACGAAGCGGCTGGCGGGGAAGCAGGCGGAGCTGTGCCAGCTGGAGCCGGAGATCGTGCAGGAGGTGGCCAAGGGCACCAAGCTGGGCGTGCGGGAGTGCCAGTACCAGTTCCGCTTCCGCCGCTGGAACTGCACCAGCCACAGCAAGTACTTCGGCAAGATCCTGCAGCAGGGTAAGGCCGCCTCTTCCCCTGCCTCGCTGCTCCCCAAAAAGCACACCATGcacagatgtgtgtgtgtgcgcacacgtgtgtgtgtgtgtgtgtgcgcgcgcaCAGAGGGGCTTGCTCGGTGCTCCTCCTGAGGTTTTACTGCCGGGACATGTTTCCCCGTGTTGTAATGAAGCAATTAGCGATGCTCCCAGACAGCGCGGGGCTTCACACAGCCCAAGAATGCACCCTCGTCTGGCAGTGATTTACTGCTCCCCCAGGACCCCGCTGCGTGCAGGGGGGAAGGGGCCTGGCGGGGAGGtggccctggggagctgctcctCACCCCACGGGTGCCCAGAGCCTGCAGACCCCTCGTCCTGCCCTTGGAGCAGGGTGGGCACCCTGACATCACCCTTGCATGCACTTCCCATGCCCGAGGGCttggggggcaggaggtggaggGGGTGCTAGAAGGTCCTCACTGTCAGGACACTTCCATGGGCACTGCGCTGtggtgctgcccctgctcccacaCCAGTCCCTGTGAAGGTCCTGGAGCAAGCCCCGGTCTCCTTGGCCACTGCGTCTCCCTGGCACGCACCAGAAGAGAGCAGGTATGCCCTTCGGTCAGGGTGGCGGTGCCCCGAGGACAGCATTTTGcaattttcctcctcttctcctcctccctggagGGACTGGCAAGGGCAGGGCACCTTGGGCACCCCACAGCTGCGGGCGACGGCCGGGAGCAAAGCTGTGCCCCCAGGGAGACACGGCTCCCCGGGAAACCCTCGCCACAGCCCCTTCAATCCACGGCGGGGTGGCTGGAGGCTGaactgcctgctgcagggggcagccggggccggAGGCGATGCAGCTGCATCAGGCTCCTCTCTCCCAGCGAGGACGCTGCGGTGAGCCCTGGTTCCCCAGAGCCCCGCCGGTGTGGGCACAGCCGTGTCCCCGTCCCTCCCCGTGTGTGCGAGGTGCAGCGTGTCAGGGCGTGCTGGCGTGGGGCAGCTGCgtgtctgcaggagctggcaggggagcCGCATCCCCACCCAGGGTGGCACGGGAGCCCTGCCAGCCGCAGGCTTCCCCCCAAGGGCACTGACTGCCCGTGAGGCAGCAGGCAGAGTCCTGGTGGtccaggggcaggagggacagGGTAGGGGACACCTGCCCCCCGGGTGGCATGGCTGGAAAGGGATGGGTGTGCCCAgttccctttcctcctgcagaCCCCCCCCGGGTTCAGAATGCACTTCAAGGGATGGGGAAACagcccttctgcagagctgctgccctgacCCCCCCctcctcagcctgtcctcgcCACCGCACGGCCCCAGGCCAGCAGTGTCCCACCAGCTGGAGGCAGAGTGACAGTGGCTGGGGACCTGCAGGGCCAGGGGACAACCTGAGAGCTCCTGAGGATGAGGGTGAATGCGTTATATGTGCTCTCACGCCTCTGTATACACACAGATGTGGGCTCAGCACCCTGTGTTGCACGCGCGTGTGCCGCACATCTCCAACACACACGTGCTGCACGTGCGTGGGTCAGGATTTGTGTGGGGCACGGCagagcagtggggctggggctgctccgggCAGGATGAAGCCCCTAAAACCTGCCATAGGGCTGAGGGTAGGGGATGCTCAGCCTCTCTGGCATCAGGAGTGACCCCAGTGACCATCCTGGGGTCCAGCCGGGAGCgtctcccccagccccctctgTCCTTCCCTACATGGGCTGCAGACACCCCCCGtctcccctgcccacccccacGCAGGCCGTGCCACCCCCTGTGCCCCGGTCACTCCCTGGGTGTCACCACCCCGGGCCACCCCTGCCCTGGCACCCAGGGGCCCGCCTGGCACAGGGGGGTGCAGGAGCCCCCCGAGCGGGGCGCCGCACCCCCGCTGCCAGAATCCCCCGCTGGCTGCGGCTGCGAGCGGCAGGTCCGGGCAGGGGAAGGATGCTTGGAATTTGTGTCCCGGAGCAGAGAGAGACAGGAGCAAatactaataataaataatcctGCAGGGTGGAGGCTGTGCCGGTgcagggaggggggggcagGCATCGCCCCGTGGCAAAGTGGGTACGGCGGGGAGTGCAGGCAGGACAGCTTCCTCCCTGCCACCCGCCAGAGTGCGTGTGGCACCCGTGGTGTCCCTTGTGgcgctgctctgctccctgggtgCCACTGGGGAGGGCATTTTGCTGTCTGGGGGGAGGTTGCAGGGTGCTGAGAGGATGCTGTTGGTACAAGCTGGCCACCCAagcctccctgcctgcagccagcaccagctcccCGAGCTCCCCTCCTTTACAGGGGGCAGCAAGGGTAGGTATGAGTTTCGGTTTCCCACCGGCAGCCCCTAGGACCTACTCCGGGACGGGCGCATCACCAGGGAGCAGCAccaagcagaggggaaggggagatcCGAGCCCCCACGGGTGCAGGCGAGGGGGTGCTTTGCTTGCAGAGCCTTAGCCAGAGCTGACCCCGCGTCCCGGTCCTGCTGTTCCCCTGCAGATATCCGGGAGACAGCCTTCGTGTACGCCATCACGGCGGCCGGCGTCAGCCACGCCATCACGCAGGCCTGCAGCATGGGCGAGCTGCTGCAGTGCGGCTGCGAGCTGACCCGCAGCCGGGCCCCCCCCTCGCCcacggcggggccgggcaccgAGGGCACGGCCTGGGagtgggggggctgcggggacgaCGTGCAGTTTGGCTACGAGAAGTCCCAGCAGTTCATGGACGCCAAgagcaagaaagggaaaaacgACATCCGCGCCCTCATCGACCTGCACAACAACGAAGCCGGGCGCTTGGTAAGGGTCCCTGCGCTCCCTGCGGGCGGGATGCAGCACCACCCCAAGCCCCCTGGGTGAAACAGACCCCAACACACTTCAGAAGCCATTCGGAGGTGCTTTGGGAACCCCATATCccccctcagcaccctcccCGGGACCAGGGCAGGGCGGATAGGCTGGGGACGCCGGGCAGGGGTGCGGGTGCCGGGAGGCGACCGGGCTTTCAGCGCCGCCGTCTCTCCGCAGGCGGTGCGCAGCTACATGAGGACAGAGTGCAAATGCCACGGGCTGTCGGGCTCCTGCACCCTGCGGACCTGCTGGCGGAAGATGCCCCATTTCCGCGAGGTGGGGGACCGCCTGCTGGAGCGCTTCAACGGCGCCTTCAAGGTGATGGGGGGCAACGACGGGAAGACCCTCATCCCGGTGGGGGACAACATCAAGCCCCCCGACAAGCAGGACCTCATCTACTCGGCCGACTCGCCCGACTTCTGCTCGGCCAACCGCAAGACGGGCTCGCTGGGCACGCGGGGCCGCGTCTGCAACAGCACGGCCATGGACACGAGCGGCTGCGACCTGCTGTGCTGCGGCCGCGGGCACCGCGACGAGACCGTGGTGCTGGAGGAGAACTGCCTCTGCCGCTTCCACTGGTGCTGCGTGGTGCAGTGCCGCAAGTGCTCCGTCCGCCAGGAGCTCAGCCTCTGTGTCTGACGGCCTCCGccgccccgctgccaccccgcCGGTCCCCACCGGGTGAGGACACTTCGGGGGCCACCCGCCGGGATCGTGCCGCGGGCGCgctgcagccctgggacacGGAGAGGTGACCCGGTGGGTCCCGGagagcaggctgggctggcGGATGGGGAGCCCAGCTCTGCGGGCGGGATGTTCCCGCTGCCTGGGGATACTGCGGGGCTGCCCGGCGTCCCCACGGCCCCTCGGGGGGGTTGCGGGTGCAGAGCTTCCACTAATAAAGCTATTTAAAGCCGGTGTGCTCCAGCGCTtcctggggagggctgggaagcGCTGACTGCCATCCCGCGAAGGGGAGCTGTCCCGTCCTGGCCGTGTGTCCAGAGCAGCCTGGTCCCCTCCAGCCCGTGCTCAGCCACACAGCTCATTTTCCATCCTCTCCCTGCTTTTCTCCACGGTGGCGATCTCAGGAGACGAGCATGGATGAGGCCGAGCGCTCTCCTGGCCCAGGCTGGGCGATGCCACACCGTGCCCAGCACCACCGTACCCAAGGCATTTGTGAACCGCAGCCCCTGGTCCCCCCACTCACCTCTCCCCAGGAGGTACCGCCAGCCACCCCGATGCCACGGTGACGGGCTGGGACTTTCTTGAAGGCGTCCCCTATTCTTTTCTCTCCACCTCCAGCCACCTCCGCCGCAGTCCCCGCCGCGGGGGTCTGGCACGGCGAAGCCCCGCGTGGTGCTGGCACCGTGGGGTTGGTGGCATGCGAGGCATTCTCTTGGCATGCTGTGGGCCACGTGCAGCCTCATCTGGCCGGCAcggggccaggcagggctcgGTAACACGATCAGCCCGTACCCTCCTGGGCAAACACGGGGCGAAGAGCAGAAGCGAGAGCgctgccaggcagggcaggagcggAGCTCGTGGCGTGGGCGCGCTGCAAGGCGAAGGGGGCTGCGGTGCCCACCGGTGctgaaaaaaaccaccatgGGTCCCTCCTCGCCCAGCCCTGGCAGCGAGGAGGAAGCAGGGTGCTGGTGAAGCATTAACGTGGCCTGGTGAGCGCTGGGGCGGGAGCCTCTAAATCTGTCAGCTGCAGCTTTAGAGCTGGAAATTCCCTCCTGGCCCGGGGAGAGGGGAGGCACATGGGGCGCCCGGGAACTCCCGGCCATGCGCGTAGGAGCACATCGGTGCGtgtgagcggggctgggagggtgCGTGCCAAGGTGCCTGTGCGTGCAGGCAgctccgtgtgtgtgtgtgcacgctCAGGTAACACGCTCGTGCATGTTCACCGCTCTACGTGGGCATTTGATCTCGCGTGCGCAACCCTCACTGCGTGTGCAAGCCCCTCGTGTGTGCAAACAGGTTTGCCCGTGTGTCTTCGCACACGTCTACTCACGTGGGACGAATTGTCAGTGTGCTTGGAGGTGACCGTGTCCCCCTGAGTGTCTGTGTGCAAGTGTGTTTGCCTTACTTactctgctctgcccctgcagcatcccaggctGCGGGCAGTTGTACCGGGGGATGCTGAATCTCCCCGTGAAATGTCGGAGCGCAGGggctgtgcctggggctgggggcaacgtttcctgctccatcccagccaCGGCCTTCAGTCAGCTCCTTCTCTGGGCCCTGCCCCAGTTTCCCcaccctgggctgctgctggctgcatgtGGAGGGCTGGGTCACGGATAAAGCCTGGGCAAGGCAGGTAGCGCTGCGAGCAGGGGATCTGACCTGGGGCCTCTGTGCCGTTGCCAAAGTTACAGCTCCTGGAGGCTGGAAACCACAAAAGCCAAAAACGCGGAGgaaaagaagctggaaaatgGGGTGAGGGCAGGGGCAAGGGCTTCTGCCACTCGGAGAGAGACACACGGCCGCCGACTGTGGGGTGACTCCTCGGCACCCCCAGGACTTCTCCAAGCACCCTGCCCGGCTGGAGGGGGGACAGCGGCTGGGGGCGTGCTGACCCCTGCCACCGCTCCCACTGGCAGAGATGGACCCATGCCCTGGGACCCCctcatttcccccccccccccccaagattCCTAGAAGTCCCCTATCTCTCCAGACCCTTCGGACCCCCTTGGGGACACCCCCCAgacccccagagcccccccgggAGCCCGCAGCATCCCCTCTGTCGCCGTGGCAACGCGGGATGCGGGACGGGGCCGCTCTGCGCGGCGCCCCGAGGCCGCCAGGGGGAGCCGGGACCGGCCCGGGGGTGTCCcggggggggcttgggggaggGCAtgggggggagccggggggcgTACGAGGGTGTCCACGGAGGGTACGTACACGTGTGTGCGGCAGTGCGTGTGCACGGGGGCGATGTGTGCCACGGTGCACGAAGAGATGCTGGGGGGTTGTGCAGCCCGGATCCCAGGGCTGGGCAGTTTAAGTTGCAGAACTTACCgagggaaaaagggaagtttATAAAATGtgggttaaaacaaaaaaataaacccccAAAAGTCTGTCATGTGAATGGCTtcgttttattttattttattaatttttttttttcaatgggaAGAGCGCAACTTTCCCCTCAATTGCTCGAGTTGAAAACAGCCGGACAGATTAATTCAGTCAaacttggggaaaaagaaaatccctctGGACTGAGACCAAAaatagaatgtttttttcttttttttttttttgccaaaaaaagaagctttttagGAAAGTTTGGAGCAACGCGGCTAGGCCCGCGAGGGGGAGGCTGAGAAACCCGGAGAGCGGCTGGGCCGAGGGAAAACTTGAAGGGCAGCACCCGAAACCTCCGGCAAGTTGTGGCCAGGGCTCCTGCcgtgccagccctgccctcccGGGAGCCCCCCTGTTCTCCCGCGCCCTGCTCCAGGCTTCGCTTttccccagggagctgccctgctctgtccccGCTCTCTCCGGACGCAGGGACAGATGTCACCCGTGGGGCCCCACCCGTGCCGAGCCGCCCACCGCATCCCAGTGCCCCGTGTCCTCACCCCGGATGGGGACCAGCACCTTCCGCCCATCCCCGGGGCCGCTcatcctgccctgcagggcagaggcacCCGGAGCACTGATGTGCTTGGCCAGTCCCCGTCCGGTCGCCTCCCTGCCACCCCAGCTCCCGGGGTGGCCCCAGGCTGGGCGCTGGCCCACCAGTCCCCGTGGGGACTCTGGTGACACCCACAGGCTGGTACCCagatctccccatccttacaCCTCGcggagggaaggcaggagacACCTGCCAGGTGGGAGTGAGGGAACCTGAAGGATGTGGGTCCGACGgtgcccagcacctccagctgccTCCATCCCCGCTGCCGGCTGCCGGGAGGAGGAGTGGAGGAGCTCTGCCCCGGCACAAGGATGCTCCTGGGGATGGCCGCATCCTGCTCCTCCGCCCCGATGCGAGGGGCAGCGTGGCCGAGGCAGGGTTCCCGGGGGCTGGCACGCACCCGCCACCCCGTGCCCCGCCAGCTCCCCAGCCCGGGGCAGCCAGGAAGACAGGCCGGGCCGGCCGGGTGGCCGGGCGGTGCGCTCCTGAGTCACGGCGAGCAGACTCGGGCAGGTCGCCGGCCGCGTGCCAGCGGGAGGGCagcggtgctgggggctccGCTGCCGCCGGTGAGTAACAACGCCGCAAAGGCAGGGGCGCCCCCACCCCGCCCCGAGCCCTGACTCACTCGCGGCCGTGGCTCCGGTCCCGTGGGTGCCGCCGGGCAGGGGCGACGAGGAGATGGTGAATGCTGAGCCGTGTGGGCTCCTTCCTcgccatcctcctcctcccagtgGGACGGCAGGGTCCGTTGCACGGTGCGAGGCAGCAGCCGTGCCCTCCTGTCAGGGCTGGGTGTCAGTCCCGctgctgctccatccctgcccGTCCTCCAGCTGCCCCATGCTCCTGGTGCTTCTCCTGGTGCTTCTCCTGCACCCCTCTCTGTGCTCGCAGAGCTGCCCCGTCCTCCCACGCCACTAAGAGGCTGCCCTCGGACATCCCAGAGCCCCAGCGAGGTGACCCACCGCTCCAAAGAGTGCCTGGAAGAACCACCATGTGGTTCTCCTGGGTGCACGGCGTGGCGTTGCTTATCCCAAGGCAGGAGGGGCTGAAGGgtttccagagaagctgtggctgccccatccctggaggtgctcaaggccaggctggatggggctttgggcaacctggcctgacgggaggtgtccctgcccacggcagggggctGGAATGAGGTGATCTTAAAGGTCCCTCCTGATGGAGATGGCAACACAGGAGCCAGGGGCGCAGGGCCTCTGCGTGGGGTGCCAGGGAGGGTgaggtgggcagcagctggcagggtcTGCTCCTGCCTCGGAGGGGGAACGGAGCAGGGGGTGAGTGGGCAGGACGGAGGGAGGGACATGAGGTGCAGAGATGGATGGAGGGACACAAGGATGGaaggacaggctggagggatggagagaggcagagggacagcagcttccccagccccctgcacaGAGCACACGCTCAGGCACCGTCTGGGTGATGGGGAGGAAAGGCTGCAGCAAAGGTCTCACCCAGCTCTTCCTCAGCCTGGGGGCGTTGCTGGGACCAGGACCCCTCACCTACCCGTGCTGCCTGCACCGAGGCAGTGGGACACAGGGCCGGGCTCCTCCTGGAGTCAGCAGGAGCATGAGGGCGAGAAACCCGCTTTTGGAAGCGGTTATATTGTtaggggctggaggaggatgACAACGTCCCCCCCTCTCCGGTTTGCCTTGGCATTTGTTTGTGTGCGGGATCCCAACGAGCACACAAACATCTGCGCTGCCAGGAACCAGGTGCTGGGATCCCCAGAGCTGCGGGAGACGCTTTCCAGCGGGCAGGAGCCCTGCTGCCACTGGGGGAGCCCCAAGGGGAGTTCCCTGGCCCAGGGCATCGCGCTTGGTCCACATGGACCAGGGTGCTGCCTGTGCCGTGGCCTGGGGAGAAAAGGAGCGCAGGACTGGGGtctgggctgggaggaggcgGGGAGTGCAGGAGCAGTGACCCCATATCAGAGCCCAGTGTGTGTCACCACCACCCCAAGCCCCCTGGTGTGCTCTGTCCAGCACAGACACCGCACCTTACATTGGCCAGTCTGCAGCAAGGGGACAGGCATCCTGTGTCCCCTTTGCTGGCTGGGGGGTCCATACAGCACTACCAGCCTCCTGCGTCACCCCACCAGGGCTGACATCGCCCGCTGGGTGCTGTGGGacccaggagggcagcagccgcGGGGGCagtgggctgggagcagaggagcagccagcagccccacaaaAGGGACCTCGGTGGGGATGCCACCCCCCGGCTCCCAGACTCCCTGCAGTGCGTGGGgggggcacagcacagccttgGGGGCCCAACCCCAGATGGCAACTCATTTCCCAAAGGAAACCCATTTTCCTCCCCGGTGCAAACAGGAACCGACACGCCGGCGGAGCTGGCAGCCCCCGGCAGCAGAGACACGCGGTGCCCACCCGGGGGGAGAGCTCGTTGCCAGCTGCCACCCGGCTGGTGATGGCGTGAGCACCAGCCTGGCGTGGGACGTGGTGGCTGGGGACGCTGGGGAGCTGCGGGGGCACTGCCCGCCTCCCCCcggccaccagcaccagctggcTCCCAGGAGCAGCCCGTGGGCAAGGAGCTGAACGCAGGGGGCCACCACCGCCAGGAAGGGGCTGCACGGGGGCTGGTGGGTTTGTGGAGAGCCCTCCTAACGTTGCTTTTCCAGGGCCACCCTCCTGTCCCCAAGCAGGCAGCCCAGTGCCCGGCTGGGATGGGAGAGGGCATGGTGACAAGGATGCTGGAGCCGGGTCCCGGCTGCTCTCCTAGGAAGGCTTgcggggaaactgaggcacggggcgCTCCAACCCATTTGCCCgcctgcacagcccagctcctgccagccccgTGCACGTCCCCTGCCACCCCATGCAAACCCCACGACATCTCCTCCTGTGCACCCCCCACACCGTGTGCACACTCACTCCGTGCCCCACATATTTAACCTCTGCCATGCACACTCACCCCACACCCTAAATACTCATCCCACGCCACGTGCACGCTCACCTGTCCCGTGCACACTCGGTCCACGCTGACCACTTACCCCGTGCCCCCGCGCACACTCACCATCAGGCACGCTGTCCGTGCTCCATACACACTCACTCAGCCCTTGCACGCTCACCCCTGCAATGCACATTCAGCCCACGCTGCACTGCCGCCCACCCTGTGCTCACAGCGTGCCCCACGCACACTCACTCACACCATGCACACGCACCCCAAACCCAGTGCACACTCACCCCACTGTCACCTTACACTCCgtgcacacacagccccactGCTCACACCTTCTCCACActccatgcacacacaccccaaCGTGCACACGCCCCCCCCCCATGCACAGCGTGCATCCCCCGTGTCGTGCACGCTCATTCTGTAACTAGTGGACACGCCACAACACCGTGCGCACTCTCACCCCACAGTCCATGCACTCACGCCCGCCACGCGCACTCACCAAACCATATACGCTCCCCCCGTGCCCTGcgcatcccccccccccgtgttGCACACCCCCGTGCCGCACCCGCTCCCCCCTACTCACGAGTGCCGCGCGCAAACCCCCACCCCACGCACACCCAGCCCACCGCGCACACCCGCCCGCCCCCTGCGCACTCACCTGCACTTTTTGCACGCTCACGCGTGCACGCTCACCCCGCAGCCGATCCCCTCGCCCCGAAACCACGCTCCGCACACGctcccccgccccgcgcccccccccccccccccccgctctcCGCGCGCTCCCCCCGCCGCAGGCTGCGCGCACTG
This window harbors:
- the WNT6 gene encoding protein Wnt-6; this encodes MLPPSRTQLGLFFILLCPANIIGLWWAVGSPLVMDPNSICRKTKRLAGKQAELCQLEPEIVQEVAKGTKLGVRECQYQFRFRRWNCTSHSKYFGKILQQDIRETAFVYAITAAGVSHAITQACSMGELLQCGCELTRSRAPPSPTAGPGTEGTAWEWGGCGDDVQFGYEKSQQFMDAKSKKGKNDIRALIDLHNNEAGRLAVRSYMRTECKCHGLSGSCTLRTCWRKMPHFREVGDRLLERFNGAFKVMGGNDGKTLIPVGDNIKPPDKQDLIYSADSPDFCSANRKTGSLGTRGRVCNSTAMDTSGCDLLCCGRGHRDETVVLEENCLCRFHWCCVVQCRKCSVRQELSLCV